The DNA sequence GGATGCCAGCTAACGGCTGGTCGGCGAGTCGAGCGCCCGCGTGAGCGCCACGTCAGGTGGGAGGCGGCGAAGCCGAAGGACAGTGCCACAGAAACCAGACCGCCACTCCCACACGGCCCCGGCGCGGGCGGGGGTGGTCAGGGTGAAACGGTGCGGTAAGAGCGCACCAGGCCCCCCGGAGACGGGGAGTGCTGGTAAACCCCATCCGGTGCAAGACCCGACAGCGCGGTAGGAACGGCCCGTTCCCGTGACCGCCAGGATGGTCGCTTGAGGCGCGCGGCGACGTGCGTCCCAGAGAGATGACCGTGCCCCACGCGAGTGGGCGACAGAACCCGGCTTATCGCCTCCCCGCACCAGGAACAGCCCGCCATCCCGAATAGAGGTGGCGGGTTTCGTCTGTCAGTGGTAGGCCGTGGGGAAAATCCCCCTTCCCACCCACCGCCCACCCCCTACGGCCTCCGGGCGTCGAGTGCGGCCACCACGAACCCGGCGATCAGCAGCAATCCGCCGATGGGCGTAATCGCGCCGAGCCACCACTGTCCGCTCAGCACCAGGAGGTAAAGGGTGCCGCTGAAGATAACCGCCCCGATGAGCAGGAGGGCCGGGGCGCGGCGCTGGGCAGGCTGCGTCCCAAGGGCGAGCAGCGCGAGGGCCGCATACATCTGATACCGCACGCCCGTCTCGAAGTTGGCGAGCAGGGCGGGGTCGAGGCGGGCGCGCAGGGCGTGGGCCCCGAAGGCACCCAGGGCCACGCCGAGCGCCGCGAGCACTGCTCCGGCCACTGTGGGGTGAAGGTTCCGCATGACGGCCAGCCTAGGGGTGGGGAAGTGGGGAATTGTCCCGGCCCGGGGTGGGAGAGAGCACCAGCTTCCCCCACCGCTCCCATCAGGAGCCGACTCTCGAAAAAGGGCGTCTGTAGGCCCACTTTTCCTGCTGCTACCTCTTGCGTCAGACCTGACCTGGCCCTCCCTCCGGGGGGCCCAGGTGGGGAAAGGGGAGAGCTCGGCGGGGCAAACGTGGGGAATTGTGGGAATCGGTGGTAAAAGGTGGGCGGGGCTGTTACACTCGCGCTAACAGCCCAGACCCGCGTCCACACGGCGCGGGTGGGCTGCTACATATGTCTGCCTTTCCGGCCCGCCCAGACGCGGGGCGGTGGGGGAGTCATGTGGGGAAGAGGAGCGTTTGCCGTTCGGAGAGTACCCCTACACCATAGACGACAAGGGCCGCGTGGTCATCCCACCCGCCTTTCGGGAGTTTGTGGAGGACGGGATGATTCTCACACGCGGCATGGAGGGCTGCCTGTACGTCTTCCCGCTCGCCTCATGGCGGCGCGTGGAGGAGCAACTGGAGGGCCTCCCGCTCACCGACGCCCAGTCGCGGGCGTTCGTGCGCTTCTTCTATTCCGGCGCCAACAAGGCGCGGCTGGACAACCAGAGCCGCGTGTCGATCCCGCAGACGCTGCGCTCGTTCGCGGCCCTGGACAGCGACGTGATCGTGGCGGGCGCTCCCGGACGGCTGGAACTGTGGAATCCCGGGCGCTGGGAGACCGCCATCCAGGCCGTGCAGGACGACCCCCCCAAACCCGACCTTCTCGCCAACTTCGTGGCGTGACAACAATGAACACTGCTCCTCCCGACCTGCCCCCCCCGGATTCCCTCTCCCACACCCCGGTCCTCGCCGCCGAGGTGGTTGAAGCGCTGGCCCCCGCCCCCGGCCGCCTGATCGTGGACGGCACCCTCGGCGGCGCCGGACACACCCGGCTGCTGCTGGAGGCCGGTGCCCGGGTCATCGGCATCGACCAGGACCCCTACGCCCTGAACCGGGCCCGCGCCCTCGAACTTCCCAACCTCACCGTGCTGGAGGGCAACTACCGCGACATGCGTGACCTCCTGTCTGACATCGGGGTGACCCAGGTGGACGGTGTGCTCCTCGACATCGGCGTGAGCAGCTTTCAGCTCGACGACGCCGAGCGCGGGTTCTCGTACCACACCGAGGCGCCGCTCGACATGCGGATGAGCCGCAGCGGTGAGAGCGCCGCCGACGTGGTGAACACCTCCCCCGAGGAGGAACTCGCCGCGATCATCTACGAGTACGGCGAGGACCGCCACTCGCGCCGCATCGCCCGCGCCATCGCACAGGCGCGCGAGAAAGCGCCCATCGAGACCACCGTGGGGCTCGCGGACATCGTCAAGCGGGCGTACCCCGGCTTCTCGAAGGGCATTCACCCCGCCCGCCGGACCTTCCAGGCCCTGCGAATCCACGTGAACGACGAACTCGGCGCCCTGCGGGACGGGCTGGAGGCGGCCGAAGCCCTGCTGGCGCCGGGGGGCCGCCTCGCGGTGATCTCCTTTCACTCGCTCGAAGACCGCATCGTGAAGCGCTTCCTGCGGGGCAGCGCGACCCTTCGGCCCCTGACCAAACGCCCGGTGGAGGCCTCAGAGGCTGAGCAGGCCGCCAATCCCCGCGCCCGCAGCGCGAAACTGAGGGCCGCCGAGAAGGTGACCCCATGATCCTGCCCCGCTTCGACCTGAGCACCGCGACGTGGCGGGCGCGCGCCATCCGGTACGTCGTCATCTACCTGCTGCTGGCGCTGGCGCTGGTCATGGCCCGCTACCTGACCCAGGACGTGCGGCCCGAGCTGCGGGCGGCCCAGAAACGGGAGGCGACCCTGACCACCCAGCGGGACGAACTCGAACTGCGCGTCCAGGCCCTGGGGAACCCCCAGCGGATCAGCGACTGGGCGCTTCAGAACGGGATGCGCCGCTTCGCCGAAGCCTCCAAGACCAGCGCGCCCATCACCGGAATCCCCGCCCCCAAGCCCCTGCAACCCCACACCACCCTGGAGGTGACGACCGAATGGAAGTGAAGATCCACCGCCGTTCCCGCCTGATGCAGTTCATCGCCCTGGTGCTGTTCCTGACGCTGGTGTGGGCCTACGCGCAGCTCGAATGGGGCGTGCCGCAGGCCGTCAAGCGCAGCGTGGTGCAGTCGCGCGGGACCATCACCGCCGCTGACGGCACGGTGCTGGCCCAGAGCGTGAACGGCAAGCGGGTTTATCCCCAGGGCACGCTCGCCGGGCAGGTGGTCGGGCTGATGGGCGCGACCGAGGGCCTGGAGGGGCTGGAGGCCGCCTACAACCGCACGCTGGAGGGCGGCCAGAACCTGAAGCTCACCCTGGACCCGGCCGCGCAGGCCGCCGCCGAGGCCGCGCTCGCCAAGGCCGTGCCCGAGCACCAGGGCCAGTACGGCTCGGTGGTCGTGCTTGAAACCCGCACCGGGCGCATCCTGGCCGCCGCGAGCTACCCCCCCTTCGACCCCAACCAGTGGCGCGACTACAGCCCGGAAACCCGGCGCAACCGGCCCTTCCTCGACGTCTTCGAGCCCGGCTCGACCATCAAGGGTCTGGTCGTCGCGGCTGCCATCAACGAGGGCCTGACGACGCCGGAGACCAAGTACGACACGCCCATGCGCCGCTACGTGGGCGGGCGCTGGGGCAGCACGATTGGGGACGCGGTCGCCCACCCCGGCCACCTCACCACCCGGCAGGTGCTGCGCTACAGCAGCAACGTGGGCATGAGCCACATCGTGGAGCACTTCCCCCCCGAGCGGATGCGCGGCTACCTCAGCCATTACGGGTTCGGGAGCTACGTGGATATCCCTACCGTGGTCACCAGCACGGGCCAGCTTCAACCGCTGCGGAACTGGGACGATCTCGTGCGGGCCACCAACGCCTTCGGCCAGGGCATGAGCAGCACGACCCTGCAACTCGCGGCGGCTTACAACACCCTGGCGAACGACGGCCGCTACGTCTCGCCCCGCCTGGTGGAGGGTGAATCCGCGGGCGAGCGGCGCGAGGTGCTGCGCCCCGAGACCGCCCGCAAGACCCGCGAGATGCTCCAGGCCGTGATTGAGGAGGGTATTCCCCACGCTGCCGGAATCAAGGGCTACGCCCTGGGCGGCAAGACGGGCACCGCGCAGGTCTCCGAGGGCGCCAAGGGCTACGCGAGCAACCTGTTCGACAGCCTCTTCGCAGGCTTCTTCCCCGCCGACGCGCCCCGGATCACGGTCGCCGTCATGGTCCACGGCGCCAAGGTCGAGTATCACGGCTCCATGCTCGCCGCCCCGATCTACCGCGAGATCGCCTCCGACATCATCTCCCGCTGGGCCGCCGCCCCCCGCGAGGAGAAGCAGCCCGAGGAGAAGAAGTAAGAGCTTCCTGAGAGTCTGATGTCAGGCGGAGGGGGGAGGAACTCGCCGGAGCTCTCTCTCCCCTCCGCTTTCCACATCTGACTGTGGCGACGGTGACCCTGGAGCTCAACCGATGAGGAGATTTCGCTGGAATTCGGCCCAATCTCGCTCCTGTGGGTGCTATATCCGATGAGAAAATAAATGAGACCATTAGAGTTGGCCTCATGGTGGTGTTCCGCCCTGGGCCGACGTTTTTGCTGCTGAAGGTTATCCGTAGAGTCTGAACTCCCAGGTTCTTATGAGAGGATAACGAAAAGCTCACACAGTTTACGCACGGTGCTTGATTAAGCTCACAAGCTAAGGGGGTCGGTGACCTGTGTCTGCCCGGCCTTCAAACCCACCTTGATCGCCGGGCGCGCCGCGTGGGCGCCCGCAGGAGAATGCATGCCTGTGACGCTCACCCGCTGGATGCGCGCCATCCTGCTCACTACCCTCGGTACCGCCAGCGCCACCCCGGCGCTTCCCTCCCCCAGTGTGGCGACGCAGGCCGTGCGCGAGGCGCTGACGCCCAACCTTCCCGCTCCCGCCCCGGCGCGGAGTGAGCCGGTGGCCCGCGCCCCCCAGCCTGCCCAGCGAGTCGTCCGTCCGGTTCAGACTCCGACGGCGCGTTCAACGCCCACGCAGACTCCCGCCGCACGGCCAACAGTCACCCGGGCAGCAGGCCAGGCTGCCCGCTCAGTGCAGACGGCAACCCGGCCTGCTCCTGCTCAGGCGGCCCGCCCGGCTCAGGCTCCGGTGGCCCGCCGCGCGCCAGCCCAGCCTGCCCGCCCAGCCCAGACCCAGGCGACCCGTGCCCCGCAGGCCCAGGCGTCTACAAGCCGTGCCCAGAACATCCAGCAGTTGCAGTCGCAGGTGAACCGCAACACGACCCGCACGGGCCGCAGCGCCATCGTCCGGGCCACCGCCTACAACAGCATGCCGGGGCAGACCGACTCCACGCCCTTCATCACGGCGACGGGCACCCGCACCCGTCCCGGCGTGGTGGCCCTGAGCCGCGACATGCTGCGGATGTTCCCGTACGGGACGCGCATCACCATTCAGGACCTCAGCGGTCGGTCGAACGGCCTGTTCAACGGCCGGGTCTTTATCGTCGAGGACACCATGGCCGCCTACAAGACGGGCAGCCTCGACGTCTGGATGTCCTCCTACGGCGACGCGATCCGGTTCGGCGCCCGGCAGGTCCGCATTACGGCTGTTCGCTGAGCCGTTTTTCATCCTGTCCGCGTGGGCTGACCCGGGAGGTCGCCCGCGCGGTTTTCTGGTGTTGTCTCCCAGGTGAGTCTCGCCCGGGAGCGGGTTGTCGGAGGACCAGGGGTAGGAGTGACTTCGCCTCCGGCGCGGCCTGACTGCCCCGTTCGCCTGCGCCAAAGCCGCCTGGTCATAGCCCCCGAAGCGAATTTCCGCAGCGTCAAGAGCAAAGCCCTGTCCGGTCTGAGGGCGGCGCACCCCCTTCCTCCCCCTCTGGTATCCTCCGCAGACGTGCCCCGCCCTGTCCCTGACCTCGCCTGGACGCTGGCCCGCGCGCACCTGAGGCGGCGGCGGACCCAGAACCTCCTGACCGTCCTGGGGATCGCGGTGGGCGTGATGGTCCTGATCGCCGCGCTGAGCCTGACGAACGGCTTTACCCGCGCCCTGGTGGACGCCACGCTCCGCGCCAGCCCGCACCTGAGTCTGACGGCCTTCACCCCCTCGCCGCGCGACCCCGGGCTGGAGACCGAGATGCGCGCCGACCCCCGCGTGACCGCCTTCGTGCCCTTTCTGGGGGACAAGGGGCTGCTGACCCGGCCAGCGTCGGCGGGGCGGGCAGCGGGGGTGGACTTCACCACGCTGTTCGGCGTGACGCCCACGGCGGCGACTGTCCTGCGCCTCGCCCCCGAGGAGGGCACGCTTCTGCGAGCTCTGGGTCCGAACGAGGTGCTTCTGGGCGCGGCCCTGGCCCGCAGCGTCGGGGCCTTCACCGGCGACGAGGTGCGGCTGCTGAATTCCACCCAGCGCCGGGTGACCCTGCGGGTGAAGGGGGTCTTCAGCACCGGCAACTACCTGATCGACTCCGGCTACGCCTTCACCAGCCTGGGGACCCTCCAGGCCCTCCAGGGAACGACGAACATCAGCGGCTACCAGCTCCGGCTGCGCGACCCGGACAGTGCCCCGGCGGTGGGGGACGCACTCACCCGCATCCGGCCCTACACCTCCATCCCCTGGCAGAGCCTGTACGGCACGCTGCTCGACCAGCTCGCCCTGCAAAAGCGGGTGATCGCCTTCGTGGTGTTCCTGATCGTGATCGTGGCGGCCTTCGGGATCGCCAACGTGCTGACCCTCGCCGTGTTCGAGAAGACGCAGGAGATTGCCATCCTGCGCGCGGTGGGGGCCACACGCGGGGTGATCACCCGCACGTTCCTGATCGAGGGGGCGCTGCTCGGGCTGGGCGGTCTGTTGCTGGGAAATCTGCTGGGCCTGGGCATCAGCGCCTACTTCACGGTGCGGCCCTTTCAGCTTCCGGGGGACCTGTACTTCATCACGGCGCTGCCGGTGCAGGTGCGGGCGGGCGACCTGCTGTGGGTGAACGCGGTGGGCCTGGGAACCACGCTGCTCGCGGCCCTGATTCCCGCCCGCCGGGCGGCCAATGTGGAACCCGCACGGATCATCCGCTGAGCCGGTCTTCATCCGCCGCCTCTCCCGGAAATGTGAAAAACTTCGTGTCAGACGGACATCACCTTCCTGACGGTGGCCTGAAGCACCATTAACATTCACCCCCGGGAGGCTCATGGCCCGTCAAGTTGCCCCCCGTAACCTCTGTCTCGGAGGTACCACATGAAGAAGCTTCTGATGATCCCGGCCGCGATGCTGCTCGGCACCGCCGCCGCCGCCCCCAAGATCAGCGCCCAGAGCATTATCGTGAACCCCAGCCAGCCCGACCTGGCCGTGAGCGTTCGCGTCGACAAGGACTCCAGCGGCAACGCCACGCCCACCTACCGCACGGGCGAGAACATCCGCATCAGCACGACCGTCAACCGCGACGCCTACGTGTACCTGTTCAACGTGGACGCGAACGGGGAAGTGACCCAGATCCTCCCCAACCGCCTGAGCAGCAGCAACTTCGTGAAGGCGAACACCACGGCGGTGTTCCCCGCGCCCGGCGCCAACTTCAACTTCACGGTGGGCGAGGACGTGGGCCTGAACAAGGTGCTCGCGCTCGCCAGCCTGACCGAGCTGAACCTCGACCAGATCAGCTCCTTCAAGACCCAGCAGGACCAGTTCGCCACCGTGACCGCCAAGGGCCAGCAGCAGCTCGCCCAGGCGCTGAGCATCGTGGTGAACCCCATTCCCCAGAACAGCTGGGTGAGTGACACCGCCTTCTTCAACGTCGCGGCGCGCAACCCCGTTCAGACGGGCAGCCTGTTTGTGGGCACGAACGTCGCCAACTCGACCGTGATCCTGAACGGCCAGCGGCTGGGCAGCGCCAACACCACCTTCACGAACATCCGCCCCGGCTCCTACCCGGTGCGCGTGCAGGCCCCCGGCTTCCGCGACTACACCACGACCATCACCATCCGCGCGGGTGCCACCACCAACCTGAACGTCGAGTTCGCGCAGGTTGTCACTCCCGCCCCGGCCCCCGTGGTCAGCAACCAGTTCACCCTCTCCATCCGCAGCAGCGTGAACGGCGCCCGCGTGTTCGTGGACGGCCAGGAGGTCGGCACGATCCGCAACGGTGGCCTGTCGGTGGACGTGAACCGCGGCGCGACCGAGGTCGTGCTGATCGCCCCCGGTTACCAGACCTTCGTGGGCCGCTACAACGTGACCCGCGACGCCCAGATCACCATCACCCCCACCCGCTGAAGTTCAGCCCAGACCAGAGCACCCCTGCCCGAGCGGCGGGGGTGCTCTCCTGTTCACGGCCCGTGCTGGAGGAGGTCGTGCAGCACCCGCGCCGTCATGCCCCAGATGTCGTGGCCGCGCCAGGGGTAGCGGTAGAGCGGCACCTGCTCGCCGCCCGGCAGGGTGCGAACCTCGCGGACGACGTCCAGGGCGCGCAGTTCTCCCAGGGTGGGCGTGATGATCTGCGCGACCTCGGCCGTCAGCGTCAGGCGTGGCTCGGCGGGCACGCGCGCCAGGACCGGCGTGACGTGGAAGCCGACCGGCGTGAACACGTCGTCGAGCTCGCCCAGCACCGTGACCGTGCGGGGGTCCAGGCCCACCTCCTCCTCGGCCTCGCGCAACGCCCCCTGCACGGGCGTCTCATTAGGGTCGAGGCTGCCGCCCGGAAAACTGATCTGGCCCCGGTGGGTGGGAAGTTCCGCCGAGCGGACGGTGAGGAGCACGCGGGGATCACGCTCGCGGGTCAGCGCGACGAGCACGGCGGCGCGGCGGTACTCGGGCAGGTTCAGCGGCGTGCGGGACCGGCTGCCCACCCAGAGGGCCCAGGGATCGTCCAGGGCGGCGTCGAGCGGGTCCGGTTCGCCTCCCGGGGTCGTCACGCGCCCGCCTCCGGGTCCGGCAGGGCGGCCAGGAAAGCGTGGGTGTGTTCCCGCAGCGCCACCTCCGGGTCCACGCCCAGCGACCAGGCCCAGGCGACGACCGCCGAAAGCACTTCCGCCACTCCCTGTGTCGTGTCGGGGGCCTTTTGAAGAGTCGCCCCCACGTCCTCCCGGCCCGTCTTCTCCCGCCTGGCGAGCTTCTGTGCCTGAGTCTCCCGCGCGAGCGCCCCCAGCGCGGCGGGCACCCGGTCGGCGGCGCTGCGGGGGCGGCCTCCCCGCTCGGCGGTCTTGATCACCTCCCAGTTCGTCACCACCTCGTCCGAGCCGGAGACCTGCACCGCGCCGAACACATGGGGATGCCGCCGCACCAGCTTCTCCACGATGCCGCGCTCCACATCCGGGTAGCCGAAGGTGCCCTCCTCCTCGGCGATGACCGAATGGAAGGCGACCTGCAGCAGCACGTCCCCGAGTTCGCCCGCGAGGGCGGCAGGGCTTTCGCCCACCGCATCCACGGCCTCGGCGGCTTCCTCGAGCAGGTAGGGGCGCAGCGACTCGTGGGTCTGCTCGCGATCCCAGGGACACCCGTCGGGGGCCCGCAGGCGGCGCAGCGTCTGAAGCAGGTCTTGCATTAGCCCATGCTAATCGCCGGGGCGAAGAAGTCGGTATCCGGACGAGGATTTGCCCGGCGTACCTCCGGAGTGGGGAAGGATCGAGTCCCCGGGCAAAGGTCCAGCAGGCCGCTCACGCCCGCTTCACCGTTCGTCAGACACGGTGTGTTGAACTGTGCCTCATGCACAGATTCCTGACCCCTCTCCTCCTGACCACGTTGCTGGGCGTAAGCATCGAGGCCCGGGCCGCCGCGCCCACTCGGCCATCCCAGGCCACCTGGACCGCCTCCAGGCTCGCCACCGCCAAGTACGCCATCCTCGACCCGCGTATAGAGGGGAATCCGAACATCGTGAACGGGGAGCAGCGAGCCGGGATTCTGGCGGCCATGAGGCGGGACTCGGCGGGGGCGATCAAGCGTCGGTATCCGAACGCCACCATTGTGACCGATCTCCAGACCCCCGGCGTGGTCCGGGTGACGCCCGTCCTCGTCACGCCGAATGCCCTGGTTCCCTGGGCCAAGCTCACCGCCCGGCTCCAGTTCGACCTGGGCGCGGGTCAGATCGTCACCCTGGACGACCAGTTCGGCCTCCTGACCCTCTGGCAGCAGCAGGGCCAGGCCGCCAACTACACCTACGACAGGCTCGTTCAGAGGATGCCCTGACCCCAATTAAGCGCCCCTTCACACGCCCCGGCCCACCTGTCGGGGCGTGTTAGGTTCGCCCCATGACCCAAAGCGAGTCACAGTCCGCATCTCGAAAAAGCGCCTTCGTGACGGGCGCGAGCAAGGGCATCGGTTTCGCGGTGGCGCGGGCTCTGACGGGGGCCGGGTACGCGGTGACCCTCACCAGCCGCCGCCAGGCCGAGGTGGAGGCTGCCGCCCGGGAGATCGGCCAGGGCGCCCGAGGCGTGGTGTGCGACGTGCGTGACCCGCAGGCGCTTCAGCAAGCGGTGGACGCCCACGTCCAAGCCTTTGGCGGCCTGGACGTGCTGTTCGTGAACGCGGGCGTGGGCAGCTTCGCCAACATAGAGGACCTGACCGTCGAGCAGTGGCGGGAGGTGATCGACACCAACCTCAGTGGCGCCTTCTACACCATCAAGGCGGGGATTCCCGCCCTTAAACGCCGGGGCGGGTACATCTTCACCCTCTCCAGCCTGGCGGGGCGCAACCCCTTCGCGGGCGGCGCGGCGTACAACGCGAGCAAGTTCGGGCTCAACGGCCTGTCCGAGGTGCTGACCCTCGACCTGCGCCAGCACGACATCAAGGTGACGCAGATCATGCCCGGCAGCGTCGCCACCCATTTTGCCGGGCACACGCCAAGCGAGGCCGACGCCTGGAAAATTCAGCCCGAGGACATTGCCCAGCTCACCCTCGATCTGCTGGAGATGCCTGCGCGTACGTTACCCAGCCGGATCGAGGTCCGGCCCAGCAAGCCGCCAAAGCGGTAGGAGGAAGGCTTTGCCCGGGGGCCGGGTTCTGAAGCCAGGGCGCTCGCCTCCAGAATTCTCCCCGGCTGGCCCCGTGGGTCACCGAGGGGGCCAGGCCGCGTTCGTTCCCGCACCTCCAGGCTTAAGATGGCCGGTATGGCTGAGCTGCCTCCCGGTCCACAGGACGTGCCTGCCAGCCGCGTCCACAGCCTGAGTGACGGCGTTTTTGCCATCGTCATGACCCTTCTAGTGCTGGAGCTGCGGGTTCCGGAACAGGTGAGAGGATTGGGGCAGGTGGCCCGCGACGCCCGGCTCGCCGGGGAACTGGTGACGCTCGCGCCGCGCCTGGTGATCTACGCCTTCACCTTCATCATCGCGGGCCTGAATTGGCTCAGCCACGTGCGCTTCCAGAGGTACGTCCGGCGCACAGACCAGGGCCTGGCTCTTCGGAACGTCGTCTACCTGATGCTGGTGTCCCTGCTGCCCTTCTCGTCGGGCCTGATCGGCGCCTACGGGGATACGCCCGCCGGGGTCGCCACCTACGCCCTCAATCAGGTGCTGATCGGCGCGGCCTTTCTGTGGATGCTGCGCCACGCGGTTCAGCACGGGCTCATGGCTCCGGACTGGCGGGCCCAGCGGCTGGGGGAGCGTGCCCTCGTGAACCTGGGCGGGTTCGTCCTGATGGCCGTCCTGGCCTTTGTTCGCCCCTCGCTGGCGTGGCTCGCGCCCTTCGCCCCGTTTGTCGGCCGCCTGCTGCACCGGGCCGTCCGGAAGGCCTGGTAGGGCACCGGCCCCCGAACACGGCCTGCTAGAATGCCCCGCGTGTACACGAACCGCCGCGCCCATCACGAATATGAGCTGTTGGACCGCTTCGAGGCGGGCATCGCTCTGACGGGCAGCGAGGTCAAGAGCGTCCGGGCGGGCGGCGTGGACTTCCGGGACGCCTTCGCGCGGCTGAACAACGGAAATATCGAGCTGGAGGGCCTGTACATTCCGACCTACACCGAAGCCACGTACAACAACCACGAGCCCCGCCGCACCCGCCGCCTGCTGCTGCACCGCGAGGAGATCGGCAAGCTGAGGCGCGCGCTGGAGCAAAAGGGCCTGACGCTGGTGCCGACCAAGCTCTACCAGAAGGGCCGGGTGTTCAAGGTGGAACTCGCCCTGGCCCGCGGCAAGAAGTTGCACGACAAGCGCCGGGCCGAGGCGGAAAAGGTCGTCCGGCGGGAGCTGCGCGAACTATGAGGCGGGCGGGAAGGGGACGCTTCTCCCGGCCGCTGCTGCTGTCGGCGGCGCTGCTGTGCGCCGGGCTGGCGGGAGCGCAGATCGCCCTGGGTCGGCTCAACCTCGCCGGGCAGCAGGTGCAGTCCATCACCCTGTACGGGGCGGAATACGCGCGCGAGGACGTACTGGAAGGCCTGGTGAGCGTCACGCGCGACGGCCCGGTGGCCCGGGTGGAGGGTTTTGGCCACACGCTGCTGCTCCCCATCGACGAGGATCAGCAGCGGGCGACGACCGACTTCAACACCGTGCAGCTCGACACCGAGCGGGTGCGGGCACGCTCGGCGACCCTGGTGAATGGGAACCTCTACCTGCCGCTCGACACGCTGGCGCGGGGGCTGGGCGCCACCTACGAGGTGGGCAACTTCAAGGTGGTGCCCGCGACCCTCCAGGGCGTGAGCAGCCGCGCGGGCAAGGACAGCGACCGCCTGGTCCTCGACCTGACGCGTGACGTGCCGGTCGTGGACGAGCTGCGCGGCACGACGGTGACCGTGACCCTGCGCGGCGCCCGGGGCGAGGCGAAGCGGTACACCACCCGGGGAGCCTTCGTTCCCCAGGCCGAGGTGACCCGCAGCGGCGACGACCTGCGGCTGACCTTCGCCCTGCCACCCGGCAGCGGCTACCGGGTGTACCGGGTGGTACGCCCGGGTGGAGCCCGGCTGGTGGTGGATGCGGGGCCGGGGGTGCCCTACACCA is a window from the Deinococcus apachensis DSM 19763 genome containing:
- a CDS encoding DUF423 domain-containing protein, whose translation is MRNLHPTVAGAVLAALGVALGAFGAHALRARLDPALLANFETGVRYQMYAALALLALGTQPAQRRAPALLLIGAVIFSGTLYLLVLSGQWWLGAITPIGGLLLIAGFVVAALDARRP
- the mraZ gene encoding division/cell wall cluster transcriptional repressor MraZ, producing MPFGEYPYTIDDKGRVVIPPAFREFVEDGMILTRGMEGCLYVFPLASWRRVEEQLEGLPLTDAQSRAFVRFFYSGANKARLDNQSRVSIPQTLRSFAALDSDVIVAGAPGRLELWNPGRWETAIQAVQDDPPKPDLLANFVA
- the rsmH gene encoding 16S rRNA (cytosine(1402)-N(4))-methyltransferase RsmH, which encodes MNTAPPDLPPPDSLSHTPVLAAEVVEALAPAPGRLIVDGTLGGAGHTRLLLEAGARVIGIDQDPYALNRARALELPNLTVLEGNYRDMRDLLSDIGVTQVDGVLLDIGVSSFQLDDAERGFSYHTEAPLDMRMSRSGESAADVVNTSPEEELAAIIYEYGEDRHSRRIARAIAQAREKAPIETTVGLADIVKRAYPGFSKGIHPARRTFQALRIHVNDELGALRDGLEAAEALLAPGGRLAVISFHSLEDRIVKRFLRGSATLRPLTKRPVEASEAEQAANPRARSAKLRAAEKVTP
- a CDS encoding peptidoglycan D,D-transpeptidase FtsI family protein, yielding MEVKIHRRSRLMQFIALVLFLTLVWAYAQLEWGVPQAVKRSVVQSRGTITAADGTVLAQSVNGKRVYPQGTLAGQVVGLMGATEGLEGLEAAYNRTLEGGQNLKLTLDPAAQAAAEAALAKAVPEHQGQYGSVVVLETRTGRILAAASYPPFDPNQWRDYSPETRRNRPFLDVFEPGSTIKGLVVAAAINEGLTTPETKYDTPMRRYVGGRWGSTIGDAVAHPGHLTTRQVLRYSSNVGMSHIVEHFPPERMRGYLSHYGFGSYVDIPTVVTSTGQLQPLRNWDDLVRATNAFGQGMSSTTLQLAAAYNTLANDGRYVSPRLVEGESAGERREVLRPETARKTREMLQAVIEEGIPHAAGIKGYALGGKTGTAQVSEGAKGYASNLFDSLFAGFFPADAPRITVAVMVHGAKVEYHGSMLAAPIYREIASDIISRWAAAPREEKQPEEKK
- a CDS encoding ABC transporter permease, giving the protein MPRPVPDLAWTLARAHLRRRRTQNLLTVLGIAVGVMVLIAALSLTNGFTRALVDATLRASPHLSLTAFTPSPRDPGLETEMRADPRVTAFVPFLGDKGLLTRPASAGRAAGVDFTTLFGVTPTAATVLRLAPEEGTLLRALGPNEVLLGAALARSVGAFTGDEVRLLNSTQRRVTLRVKGVFSTGNYLIDSGYAFTSLGTLQALQGTTNISGYQLRLRDPDSAPAVGDALTRIRPYTSIPWQSLYGTLLDQLALQKRVIAFVVFLIVIVAAFGIANVLTLAVFEKTQEIAILRAVGATRGVITRTFLIEGALLGLGGLLLGNLLGLGISAYFTVRPFQLPGDLYFITALPVQVRAGDLLWVNAVGLGTTLLAALIPARRAANVEPARIIR
- a CDS encoding DUF4384 domain-containing protein, encoding MKKLLMIPAAMLLGTAAAAPKISAQSIIVNPSQPDLAVSVRVDKDSSGNATPTYRTGENIRISTTVNRDAYVYLFNVDANGEVTQILPNRLSSSNFVKANTTAVFPAPGANFNFTVGEDVGLNKVLALASLTELNLDQISSFKTQQDQFATVTAKGQQQLAQALSIVVNPIPQNSWVSDTAFFNVAARNPVQTGSLFVGTNVANSTVILNGQRLGSANTTFTNIRPGSYPVRVQAPGFRDYTTTITIRAGATTNLNVEFAQVVTPAPAPVVSNQFTLSIRSSVNGARVFVDGQEVGTIRNGGLSVDVNRGATEVVLIAPGYQTFVGRYNVTRDAQITITPTR
- a CDS encoding NUDIX hydrolase; its protein translation is MTTPGGEPDPLDAALDDPWALWVGSRSRTPLNLPEYRRAAVLVALTRERDPRVLLTVRSAELPTHRGQISFPGGSLDPNETPVQGALREAEEEVGLDPRTVTVLGELDDVFTPVGFHVTPVLARVPAEPRLTLTAEVAQIITPTLGELRALDVVREVRTLPGGEQVPLYRYPWRGHDIWGMTARVLHDLLQHGP
- a CDS encoding MazG family protein, whose translation is MQDLLQTLRRLRAPDGCPWDREQTHESLRPYLLEEAAEAVDAVGESPAALAGELGDVLLQVAFHSVIAEEEGTFGYPDVERGIVEKLVRRHPHVFGAVQVSGSDEVVTNWEVIKTAERGGRPRSAADRVPAALGALARETQAQKLARREKTGREDVGATLQKAPDTTQGVAEVLSAVVAWAWSLGVDPEVALREHTHAFLAALPDPEAGA
- a CDS encoding SDR family oxidoreductase: MTQSESQSASRKSAFVTGASKGIGFAVARALTGAGYAVTLTSRRQAEVEAAAREIGQGARGVVCDVRDPQALQQAVDAHVQAFGGLDVLFVNAGVGSFANIEDLTVEQWREVIDTNLSGAFYTIKAGIPALKRRGGYIFTLSSLAGRNPFAGGAAYNASKFGLNGLSEVLTLDLRQHDIKVTQIMPGSVATHFAGHTPSEADAWKIQPEDIAQLTLDLLEMPARTLPSRIEVRPSKPPKR
- a CDS encoding TMEM175 family protein, translating into MAELPPGPQDVPASRVHSLSDGVFAIVMTLLVLELRVPEQVRGLGQVARDARLAGELVTLAPRLVIYAFTFIIAGLNWLSHVRFQRYVRRTDQGLALRNVVYLMLVSLLPFSSGLIGAYGDTPAGVATYALNQVLIGAAFLWMLRHAVQHGLMAPDWRAQRLGERALVNLGGFVLMAVLAFVRPSLAWLAPFAPFVGRLLHRAVRKAW